A part of Aegilops tauschii subsp. strangulata cultivar AL8/78 chromosome 2, Aet v6.0, whole genome shotgun sequence genomic DNA contains:
- the LOC109775704 gene encoding tyrosine--tRNA ligase 1, cytoplasmic-like — translation MSIGDCVKRHELRMLLRDLHFRGKDAPVCYAWCDPSPQMHVTQGISMAININKMIQAGCQVKILMADWLARMDHHIGGKVGGDLSKVRDVCIYNIEMWRAAGMDLDRVELVWLSDQVSCHADEFWPLVMDVGRKSDTKRIKKSLRVHRTDDTRGHGSLDPYLFRDFTPAEIFHPCLQCAGIVLLHHKADIWLLDADQRVAHMLATQYCNRLQMKDGPVALFHDVPPNLLEYPEHEAWNDPRWAIFMEDDEENVGCKIKKAFCPPKITKGNPCFEYIRCIIFPWFGKFEVVRKEGNCGATFFGMDELTVAYESGILHPADVKDAPEKAINMMLRHINDRLKSNPGGKELVEAMEQRFSIPW, via the coding sequence ATGAGCATCGGGGACTGCGTCAAGCGGCACGAGCTCAGGATGCTCTTAAGGGATCTACACTTCAGGGGTAAAGATGCCCCCGTCTGCTACGCCTGGTGCGACCCTTCCCCGCAAATGCATGTAACCCAGGGCATCTCGATGGCGATCAACATCAACAAGATGATCCAAGCCGGTTGCCAAGTCAAAATTTTGATGGCGGATTGGTTAGCTCGGATGGATCATCACATCGGTGGCAAGGTCGGCGGTGATCTGAGTAAGGTGCGTGACGTTTGCATCTACAACATTGAGATGTGGAGAGCGGCCGGCATGGATCTCGATAGGGTCGAGCTCGTGTGGCTATCGGATCAAGTAAGTTGCCATGCGGACGAATTCTGGCCCCTTGTCATGGATGTTGGCAGAAAAAGCGACACGAAAAGAATAAAAAAGTCGCTTCGCGTTCATCGCACGGATGATACAAGGGGCCATGGGAGCTTAGATCCCTACTTGTTTAGAGATTTCACTCCTGCTGAGATATTCCATCCTTGCTTACAGTGTGCCGGCATAGTGCTGTTACACCACAAGGCGGACATATGGCTGCTCGACGCGGATCAGCGTGTTGCCCACATGTTAGCTACACAATACTGCAACCGCCTGCAGATGAAAGATGGACCGGTTGCCCTGTTCCACGACGTGCCGCCAAATTTGCTCGAATACCCGGAACATGAGGCGTGGAATGATCCCAGATGGGCCATCTTCATGGAAGACGACGAGGAAAACGTCGGCTGCAAAATAAAGAAAGCCTTCTGCCCTCCAAAGATTACAAAAGGCAACCCTTGCTTCGAGTACATAAGATGTATAATCTTCCCTTGGTTTGGAAAATTCGAGGTGGTTCGGAAGGAAGGGAATTGTGGTGCGACGTTCTTCGGCATGGATGAGCTTACTGTTGCTTATGAAAGTGGCATTCTGCATCCCGCCGACGTGAAAGATGCGCCTGAGAAGGCAATAAACATGATGTTGCGGCACATCAATGATCGCCTCAAAAGCAACCCTGGAGGCAAAGAACTAGTGGAAGCAATGGAGCAGCGATTCAGCATACCGTGGTGA